In Leptospira ellinghausenii, the following proteins share a genomic window:
- the ilvC gene encoding ketol-acid reductoisomerase encodes MANIYYDDSCDLNLLKGKTIAVIGYGSQGHAQAQNMKDSGLKVIIGLRDGSKSVKEAKEAGFEVYNVAEAAKKADIIQILAPDTIQADMYKADIEPNLSEGKALVFSHGFNIHYDLITPPKNVDVYMVAPKGPGHLVRRVYTEGGGVPCLIAIHQDATGQAKARALAHASGVGGGRAGILETSFREETETDLFGEQAVLCGGVANLIMSGFETLTEAGYDPEIAYFECLHEVKLITDLIYEGGLARMRFSISDTAEYGDYISGPRVIDAGVKARMKDVLTDIQKDKGAAFAKRWMADTKAGYPEYKKLKEKNAAHPIEAVGSKLRSMMKWLAK; translated from the coding sequence ATGGCAAATATCTATTACGACGACAGTTGCGATCTCAATCTCCTTAAAGGTAAAACCATTGCAGTGATTGGCTACGGAAGCCAAGGTCACGCCCAAGCTCAAAACATGAAAGATTCTGGTTTGAAAGTCATTATTGGACTTCGCGATGGATCTAAATCAGTGAAAGAAGCAAAAGAAGCTGGTTTTGAAGTTTATAATGTTGCGGAAGCTGCAAAAAAAGCAGACATCATCCAAATCCTTGCTCCCGATACCATCCAAGCTGACATGTATAAGGCGGACATTGAACCAAACCTGAGTGAAGGAAAGGCTCTTGTTTTTTCTCACGGCTTTAACATTCACTACGATCTCATCACTCCTCCAAAAAACGTAGACGTGTATATGGTGGCTCCGAAAGGACCAGGACACCTCGTTCGCCGTGTTTACACAGAAGGTGGTGGAGTTCCATGCCTGATTGCGATCCACCAAGATGCAACTGGACAAGCAAAAGCTCGTGCACTCGCTCACGCAAGTGGCGTAGGCGGGGGAAGAGCTGGAATTTTAGAAACATCTTTCCGTGAAGAAACAGAAACAGACCTTTTTGGTGAACAAGCTGTTCTTTGTGGTGGTGTAGCAAACCTCATTATGAGTGGTTTTGAAACATTAACAGAAGCAGGATATGATCCAGAAATCGCTTACTTCGAATGTTTACACGAAGTAAAACTCATCACTGACCTCATTTATGAAGGTGGACTTGCTCGTATGCGTTTTTCCATTTCTGATACAGCAGAGTATGGTGATTACATCAGTGGCCCACGTGTGATTGATGCTGGTGTAAAAGCTCGTATGAAAGATGTTCTCACAGACATCCAAAAAGACAAGGGAGCCGCGTTTGCAAAACGTTGGATGGCTGATACAAAAGCTGGATACCCTGAATACAAAAAACTCAAAGAAAAAAATGCAGCTCATCCTATTGAAGCAGTAGGATCAAAACTACGCTCGATGATGAAGTGGCTTGCAAAGTAA